One genomic segment of Mytilus galloprovincialis chromosome 5, xbMytGall1.hap1.1, whole genome shotgun sequence includes these proteins:
- the LOC143074575 gene encoding uncharacterized protein LOC143074575: MDAQPIQGAGIENNIYRFVDELPGPSSTSHNRGEVYSSIDRRLQVSSANTVNYKVSKNDNMNQQSEARDVHNRVVEDDVSKLNYVEVAFDSKRTSKELYIHGAEKKTQYVDIDLLAKADHLCSEDENDSVSSTRDNNDDDFVSLEEIQKWRITEDT; encoded by the exons ATGGATGCACAGCCTATTCAAG GTGCTGGTATTGAGAATAACATTTATCGATTTGTAGACGAACTACCCGGACCATCATCTACTTCTCATAATAGAGGGGAAGTATATTCTTCCATCGATAGAAGGTTACAGGTGTCAAGTGCAAACACTGTGAATTACAAGGTTTCAAAGAATGACAACATGAACCAACAGTCAG AAGCAAGAGATGTACACAACAGGGTCGTAGAAGAT GATGTTTCCAAGCTTAACTATGTTGAGGTTGCATTCGACTCAAAAAGGACATCTAAAGAGTTGTACATCCATGGAGCTGAAAAAAAAACTCAGTACGTAGACATAGACCTTTTGGCAAAAGCTGATCATTTGTGTAGTGAAGACGAGAATGACAGTGTATCATCTACTAGGGATAACAACGATGATGATTTTGTGTCTCTAGAGGAAATTCAGAAATGGAGAATTACTGAAGATACATGA